A genome region from Marinobacter panjinensis includes the following:
- a CDS encoding DUF2256 domain-containing protein, with amino-acid sequence MHNKPDLPEKNCPVCERPFSWRKKWARDWDNVRYCSERCRRSRRQAP; translated from the coding sequence ATGCACAATAAACCAGACCTTCCCGAAAAAAACTGCCCCGTCTGTGAGCGCCCCTTCTCCTGGCGCAAGAAGTGGGCCCGGGACTGGGACAACGTTCGCTACTGCAGTGAGCGCTGCCGTCGCAGCCGGAGGCAGGCACCATGA
- a CDS encoding deoxyribodipyrimidine photo-lyase, which translates to MTTVVWFKRDLRTRDHEPLAAAARLGEPVIPLYIVEDDYWQLPDTSERQWAFIQESLADLARQLIKSGNRLVIRKGKVTDALRQLKASHNIRRLFCHQETGVPELPPVTSYRCLTSQLASTVNRARPEAISIGHNRAHS; encoded by the coding sequence ATGACAACGGTGGTCTGGTTCAAGCGCGATCTCCGGACACGGGATCATGAGCCACTGGCGGCAGCGGCACGGCTCGGTGAACCGGTGATTCCTCTTTACATCGTCGAGGACGATTACTGGCAACTTCCCGATACCAGCGAGCGCCAGTGGGCTTTTATACAGGAGTCCCTCGCAGACCTCGCCCGGCAGTTGATCAAGTCCGGAAACCGACTCGTTATCAGAAAAGGCAAAGTCACCGACGCGCTCCGGCAACTGAAAGCCAGCCACAATATCCGAAGACTGTTCTGCCACCAGGAAACCGGGGTGCCAGAACTACCTCCAGTGACCAGTTATCGCTGTTTGACCAGCCAGCTTGCCAGCACCGTCAACAGGGCCAGACCAGAGGCAATCAGCATCGGCCATAACAGGGCCCATAGCTGA
- a CDS encoding complex I subunit 5 family protein, translated as MMLPGSVLVLVAVCLPLLYPAMALHAGWVRAMRYVLPVLPLPALLLALGSEPGWQLEMPWLLNGGLWAMDELRRLFLLLTAVLWLVAGIYAVGYLTSHHLRRFCVFWGLTLAGNLGLTVAVDIGSFYSFFALMTFAGYGLVVHEGTNEAIRAGRVYLVMAVLGEMAILMGLLLASAAAGSQMLADLPEGIAASPRRDLIMALLIAGFGVKAGLPLLHFWLPLAHPVAPTPASAVLSGAMIKAGLLGWLVTLPFGEAALPGWGALMIVAGAVGAIGAAVVGVCQQRPKAVLAYSSISQMGLMVLMVGVALADSGRAPVLFPVIALYALHHGLAKGSLFLSAGMSLPAGAIPRAGAWILIALPGLSLAGLPFTSGALAKLAMKEGLLENRLELALASYLSPLMAAGVVATLLLVLRYLWILAGKLEIGDNPPMLVAGWLTAIGVSLVAFWWMPWDVGGLVESPVWLPAPYQLWALLWPMLIASGLALLTVLASWLVKQR; from the coding sequence ATGATGCTTCCTGGGTCGGTTCTGGTGCTTGTCGCGGTATGTTTGCCGTTGCTGTATCCGGCGATGGCTCTGCATGCGGGATGGGTGCGGGCGATGCGGTACGTCTTGCCCGTGCTGCCACTGCCGGCACTGTTGTTGGCACTTGGCAGTGAGCCTGGCTGGCAACTGGAAATGCCATGGTTGCTCAACGGCGGACTGTGGGCAATGGATGAGCTGCGCAGGCTGTTCCTGTTGCTGACCGCGGTTCTATGGCTGGTCGCGGGTATCTATGCAGTGGGCTACCTGACGTCCCACCATCTGAGGCGATTCTGTGTGTTCTGGGGGCTGACCCTGGCGGGTAATCTGGGCCTGACGGTGGCCGTGGATATTGGCAGCTTCTACAGCTTCTTCGCGTTAATGACCTTTGCCGGCTATGGCCTGGTGGTGCATGAGGGAACAAACGAGGCCATTCGCGCCGGGCGCGTCTACCTGGTGATGGCGGTGCTGGGGGAAATGGCCATTCTGATGGGGTTGCTGCTGGCATCTGCTGCCGCCGGCAGCCAGATGCTTGCGGATCTGCCAGAAGGCATCGCCGCTTCGCCCCGCAGGGATCTGATCATGGCGCTGTTGATAGCGGGTTTCGGGGTTAAAGCCGGTTTGCCTCTGCTGCATTTCTGGCTGCCATTGGCCCATCCTGTGGCTCCAACACCTGCCAGCGCGGTGCTTAGCGGAGCCATGATCAAGGCCGGGTTGCTTGGGTGGCTGGTTACACTGCCATTTGGTGAAGCTGCCTTGCCAGGGTGGGGCGCTCTGATGATAGTAGCGGGGGCAGTGGGGGCAATCGGTGCCGCAGTGGTGGGCGTCTGCCAACAGCGGCCCAAGGCGGTACTGGCCTATTCCAGTATCAGCCAGATGGGGCTGATGGTGCTGATGGTGGGCGTCGCGTTGGCTGACTCCGGGCGGGCACCGGTGCTATTTCCCGTGATTGCCTTGTACGCCCTTCATCATGGTCTGGCCAAGGGTAGCCTGTTCCTGTCTGCAGGGATGTCGCTGCCGGCAGGCGCGATTCCCCGTGCGGGTGCCTGGATATTGATTGCATTGCCCGGTCTGTCCCTGGCCGGGCTGCCGTTCACCAGCGGCGCGCTTGCGAAACTGGCCATGAAAGAAGGTCTGTTGGAAAACCGGCTGGAGCTTGCTCTGGCAAGTTACCTGTCTCCGCTGATGGCGGCCGGGGTGGTAGCTACGCTGTTACTGGTTTTAAGATATTTGTGGATACTGGCAGGTAAACTCGAGATTGGCGACAACCCGCCAATGCTGGTGGCCGGATGGCTGACAGCGATTGGCGTGAGTCTCGTTGCCTTCTGGTGGATGCCCTGGGACGTCGGCGGCCTGGTCGAGTCACCGGTCTGGTTGCCAGCGCCGTATCAGCTATGGGCCCTGTTATGGCCGATGCTGATTGCCTCTGGTCTGGCCCTGTTGACGGTGCTGGCAAGCTGGCTGGTCAAACAGCGATAA
- a CDS encoding complex I subunit 5 family protein, which produces MTLNAWIPVFALMTSLIASLVIFALPEKGYRLRTAVNLVAALLKLGLVVVMVRGVFLGVDYGVSFTMVPGVTFVLKADAFSMMFAGLSAVLWLLTTIYAVGYLEDSPNRSRFFGFFSLCVASTMGIALAGNLFTFFLFYEMLTLSTYPLVVHRGTETALKAGRTYLIYTLTGGAVLLLAIAWLHGVAGDLPFREGGHFIDADPDIHRSLILIFMLLVAGLGVKAAIFPLHGWLPQAMVAPAPVSALLHAVAVVKAGAFGIVRVVYDIYGVEASSALGLLEPLSWLAAFTILYASVRALRQVDLKRRLAFSTVSQVSYIILGVSIFGPVAAVGGLVHLLHQGIMKITLFFCAGNYAETLGIHRIDEMDGAGRRMPGTSVAFTIGAFGMIGAPPLAGFITKWTMGSGSLAVNMDWVVVVLVFSSLLNAAYFLPVLYRLWFREAGVTWPHERHWGRLETSAWLYWPPLLTAAMTVMVGVLASLPFSPLSWAELIMLREYAP; this is translated from the coding sequence ATGACGTTGAACGCCTGGATACCGGTGTTCGCCCTGATGACCTCGCTGATTGCTTCGCTGGTAATCTTTGCCTTACCTGAAAAAGGGTACCGTTTGCGGACAGCGGTGAACCTGGTGGCCGCTCTGCTGAAACTCGGGCTGGTGGTTGTGATGGTCCGGGGTGTTTTCCTTGGAGTTGACTATGGGGTGAGCTTCACCATGGTGCCAGGTGTGACTTTCGTACTGAAAGCTGATGCCTTCTCGATGATGTTTGCAGGGCTATCGGCGGTGCTATGGTTGCTGACCACCATCTACGCCGTCGGCTATCTTGAAGATTCACCCAACCGCAGCCGGTTTTTTGGTTTTTTCAGTCTGTGCGTAGCCAGCACCATGGGCATTGCCCTGGCAGGCAACCTGTTCACCTTCTTCCTGTTCTACGAAATGCTGACGCTGTCCACCTATCCGCTGGTGGTGCACCGGGGCACCGAAACGGCGCTGAAAGCGGGGCGGACCTATCTGATCTACACGCTCACCGGGGGCGCAGTGTTGCTGCTGGCGATTGCCTGGCTCCATGGCGTTGCCGGTGATCTGCCGTTCCGTGAAGGTGGCCATTTCATCGATGCCGATCCTGACATTCACCGTTCCCTGATCCTGATTTTCATGTTGCTTGTAGCCGGGCTGGGGGTAAAAGCGGCGATTTTCCCCCTCCATGGCTGGCTGCCCCAGGCGATGGTGGCGCCGGCCCCGGTCAGTGCGCTTCTGCACGCCGTGGCGGTGGTCAAGGCCGGTGCTTTTGGTATTGTGCGGGTGGTTTACGACATCTATGGCGTTGAGGCGTCGTCCGCGTTGGGCCTACTGGAACCTCTGTCCTGGCTGGCGGCATTCACCATCCTTTATGCGTCAGTCCGGGCGCTGAGGCAGGTTGATCTGAAACGGCGCCTGGCATTTTCTACCGTGAGCCAGGTGTCCTACATCATTCTTGGGGTCTCGATTTTCGGGCCGGTTGCTGCTGTCGGCGGCCTGGTTCATCTGCTGCATCAGGGCATCATGAAAATCACGCTGTTTTTCTGTGCCGGCAACTACGCCGAAACACTGGGCATTCATCGCATCGATGAAATGGACGGTGCCGGGCGGCGGATGCCCGGCACTTCGGTGGCCTTTACTATCGGTGCCTTTGGCATGATCGGCGCGCCACCATTGGCCGGCTTTATTACCAAATGGACCATGGGCAGCGGGTCGCTGGCGGTGAATATGGACTGGGTGGTTGTGGTGCTGGTATTCAGTAGCCTGCTCAATGCCGCTTACTTCCTGCCTGTTCTGTACCGGTTGTGGTTCCGTGAGGCAGGAGTCACCTGGCCCCACGAACGACATTGGGGACGCCTGGAAACCAGCGCCTGGTTGTACTGGCCGCCGCTACTGACAGCCGCAATGACCGTAATGGTGGGTGTGCTGGCATCGCTGCCTTTCAGCCCGCTGTCCTGGGCTGAACTGATTATGCTGCGGGAGTACGCACCATGA
- a CDS encoding complex I subunit 5 family protein — MTLWLMAGLLFTPLAWAVLTLLTDFTRGRLVTWGGILVQVLVSLGLWLVVSRDGGFYYALGGWQAPLGIELRVDGLAVTFVLLTAVVASACGFHAGVYIDPDKPWHRYFWPLFWFLWSGLNAVWLGGDLFNLYVGLELISLSAVGLVALGGKAGALRASLRYLLAALLGSLAYLLGVALIYGQFGTLSIAGIVFWLEEHPVPAGSSLALALMVAGLALKTALFPLHRWLPPAHGIAKSPVSALLSALVVKASFYIAARLWLELGEPLGNLAAAQLVGLLGSAAVVWGSWLACRQMELKQVVAYSSVAQIGYLFLLFPLTYSVSESVSLQAQQGITLQVISHALAKAAMFLAAGNLVLSTGSRRVDALTGVSRFLPFSLFSFALAGVSLMSLPPSGGFAAKWLLLQASLGSGQWWWVLVLLVGGLLSAVYVFRICRASFLESPETNQFYHPHRSLEIIPMILALLSLGLGLVSAEVLSVMALPFEEEGSP; from the coding sequence ATGACATTGTGGCTGATGGCCGGTTTGCTGTTCACTCCGCTGGCCTGGGCGGTGCTGACGCTGCTGACGGACTTTACCCGGGGGAGGCTGGTTACCTGGGGCGGTATTCTGGTCCAGGTACTGGTGTCGCTGGGCCTTTGGCTGGTGGTCTCCCGGGACGGTGGATTCTATTACGCCCTGGGTGGCTGGCAGGCGCCGCTGGGCATCGAGCTTCGTGTTGACGGGCTCGCAGTCACTTTCGTGTTGCTGACCGCTGTGGTGGCCAGTGCCTGCGGTTTTCATGCCGGAGTCTATATCGATCCGGACAAGCCCTGGCACCGGTATTTCTGGCCCCTGTTCTGGTTTCTCTGGTCCGGGCTGAACGCGGTCTGGCTGGGCGGCGATCTGTTCAACCTCTATGTCGGGCTGGAGCTGATCAGTCTCTCGGCCGTTGGCCTGGTAGCCCTGGGTGGCAAAGCCGGGGCGTTGCGGGCGTCACTCAGATATTTGTTGGCGGCATTGCTGGGATCGCTGGCCTATCTGCTTGGCGTCGCATTGATCTACGGGCAGTTCGGCACTTTGTCCATTGCGGGCATTGTGTTCTGGCTGGAGGAACATCCTGTGCCGGCAGGTTCCAGTCTGGCGCTTGCGCTGATGGTCGCCGGCCTCGCTCTGAAAACGGCTCTGTTCCCTCTGCACCGCTGGCTGCCCCCGGCTCATGGCATTGCCAAATCTCCGGTCAGTGCGTTGCTGTCTGCGCTGGTGGTGAAGGCCTCCTTTTACATCGCGGCCAGATTGTGGCTGGAACTTGGCGAGCCGCTCGGTAATCTGGCAGCGGCACAGCTGGTCGGTCTGCTGGGTAGCGCGGCCGTTGTGTGGGGCAGCTGGCTAGCATGTCGGCAGATGGAACTGAAGCAGGTGGTGGCCTATTCCTCCGTGGCCCAGATCGGTTACCTGTTTCTCTTGTTCCCGCTGACCTATTCGGTGTCTGAATCGGTATCGCTGCAGGCCCAGCAAGGCATCACTCTGCAGGTCATCAGCCATGCCCTGGCCAAGGCCGCGATGTTCCTGGCTGCCGGCAACCTGGTCCTTTCCACGGGCAGTAGACGCGTGGATGCCCTGACTGGTGTGAGCCGCTTCCTGCCGTTTTCCCTGTTCTCCTTTGCTCTGGCCGGGGTGTCCTTGATGAGCCTGCCACCGAGCGGCGGATTTGCAGCCAAATGGTTGCTATTACAGGCCAGCCTTGGCAGTGGCCAGTGGTGGTGGGTGCTGGTGTTACTGGTCGGCGGTCTGCTTTCTGCGGTCTATGTGTTCCGGATTTGCCGCGCTTCTTTTCTGGAAAGCCCGGAGACGAACCAGTTCTACCACCCACACAGGAGCCTGGAGATAATCCCGATGATCCTGGCGTTGCTTTCTCTCGGGCTCGGGCTGGTGTCGGCGGAGGTGCTGTCAGTGATGGCGTTACCGTTCGAAGAGGAGGGCTCGCCATGA
- a CDS encoding NADH-quinone oxidoreductase subunit K codes for MTAPLLYALAGAMLCGIGLFGLLWLSHLLRKLLAFNIMGSGVFLVMVGLPQHQGGPDPVPQALVLTGIVVAIAATALAVVLIRRYYHLSGMTSLEGDPASREGGAE; via the coding sequence ATGACGGCGCCGCTGTTGTATGCGCTGGCGGGAGCCATGCTGTGCGGCATCGGCCTGTTCGGCCTGTTGTGGTTGTCGCACCTGCTTCGCAAGCTACTGGCTTTCAATATCATGGGATCCGGTGTGTTTCTGGTGATGGTGGGCCTGCCCCAGCACCAGGGCGGGCCGGATCCGGTGCCCCAGGCCCTGGTGCTGACTGGCATTGTGGTAGCCATCGCCGCCACTGCACTGGCGGTCGTGTTGATACGGCGTTATTACCATCTTTCCGGCATGACGAGCCTTGAGGGTGACCCTGCCTCCCGGGAGGGCGGTGCGGAATGA
- a CDS encoding MnhB domain-containing protein: MIRTVRALAVAVACLAFTGLLGASIWTIAGNSTPVNLPQLLSENLERSGVEHPVTAVLLNFRSYDTLLEIGVLVIAGIAGISMAKTASLEDPEVRTSDSLLYALQRWFVPLMLVLAGYLLWAGSDRPGGAFQAGAVLAATGVLMRLGGVPMEFLRPGLLLRIGLALGFTVFLLVAVASAIGGDAFLAYPPGMTKILIVVIESVLTLSIAMVLLALFVSAPVNDAEDPEEGSSS, from the coding sequence ATGATTCGCACGGTTCGGGCCCTTGCTGTTGCTGTGGCATGCCTTGCATTCACAGGTCTTCTGGGAGCCAGCATCTGGACGATCGCTGGCAACTCCACCCCGGTGAATCTGCCGCAACTGTTGTCTGAAAACCTGGAGCGCAGCGGAGTGGAGCATCCGGTCACCGCAGTGCTACTGAATTTCCGCAGTTACGATACCCTGCTTGAGATCGGTGTTCTGGTTATTGCCGGCATCGCCGGTATATCCATGGCGAAAACCGCATCGCTTGAGGACCCGGAGGTGCGCACCTCGGACTCACTGCTTTATGCCCTGCAGCGCTGGTTCGTGCCGTTGATGCTGGTGCTGGCGGGCTACCTGCTGTGGGCCGGCTCTGACCGGCCCGGCGGCGCATTTCAGGCCGGCGCTGTGCTGGCTGCCACGGGTGTACTGATGCGCCTGGGTGGCGTTCCCATGGAGTTTCTCCGCCCCGGGCTGCTGTTACGAATAGGCCTTGCGCTGGGCTTTACGGTGTTTCTGCTGGTGGCGGTGGCAAGTGCCATCGGAGGTGATGCCTTCCTGGCCTATCCGCCGGGCATGACGAAAATCCTGATTGTGGTTATCGAATCGGTTCTGACCCTGTCCATTGCCATGGTGCTGCTGGCGTTGTTTGTGTCCGCTCCAGTCAATGACGCTGAGGACCCCGAGGAGGGTTCGTCATCATGA
- a CDS encoding Na(+)/H(+) antiporter subunit B — MIEWLLDGLLVLALVVTAVAALWSRNLFRAVVVFIAFGVLMAVAWVRLQAPDIALAEAAIGAGLTGVLLLDAVSHLASKRPRVQKQEGGSR; from the coding sequence ATGATTGAGTGGTTACTGGATGGGTTGCTGGTACTGGCGCTGGTGGTGACCGCCGTGGCGGCCCTCTGGTCCAGGAACCTGTTTCGGGCAGTGGTGGTTTTCATCGCTTTCGGCGTGCTGATGGCGGTGGCGTGGGTCCGTTTGCAGGCACCCGATATTGCCCTGGCGGAAGCGGCTATTGGCGCCGGGCTTACCGGTGTGCTCCTGCTGGATGCTGTCAGCCACCTTGCCAGCAAGCGGCCCCGAGTGCAGAAGCAAGAAGGCGGCAGCCGATGA
- a CDS encoding cation:proton antiporter, which produces MIESVILATQVLLMVAGCLFFGVGTLGLFRFSDTLCRIHALTKVDNLGLGFIALALLPLAPSTAAGFKVVLIWIVALAASATSAHLVARAVRSGEKAGIEKDSRND; this is translated from the coding sequence ATGATTGAATCGGTCATTCTGGCGACCCAGGTTTTGCTCATGGTGGCAGGATGCCTGTTCTTTGGCGTTGGCACCCTCGGGCTGTTTCGTTTTTCGGATACCCTGTGCCGAATCCATGCCCTCACCAAGGTTGACAACCTGGGGCTCGGGTTTATTGCCCTGGCGCTGTTGCCCCTGGCGCCATCGACGGCAGCAGGGTTCAAGGTGGTGTTGATCTGGATTGTGGCACTGGCAGCCAGTGCCACCTCGGCGCACCTGGTTGCCCGGGCCGTCAGGTCTGGAGAGAAAGCCGGTATCGAGAAGGACAGCCGTAATGATTGA
- a CDS encoding monovalent cation/H+ antiporter complex subunit F, which translates to MTLMLNIVAVFLLGNLLVALVRIWRGPHPADRMLASQLFGTTGVALLLVLAEAQAMASLRDVALILALLSVLAVVAFVTRVVGIDKATEETPPGRKESAHD; encoded by the coding sequence ATGACCCTGATGCTGAATATCGTTGCGGTATTCCTGCTGGGGAATCTGCTTGTGGCGCTTGTGCGTATCTGGCGCGGGCCGCACCCCGCCGACCGCATGCTGGCCTCCCAGCTGTTTGGAACCACGGGCGTGGCCCTGTTGCTAGTTTTGGCAGAAGCCCAGGCCATGGCGTCGCTGAGGGATGTGGCCCTCATTCTGGCGTTGTTGTCGGTGCTTGCGGTTGTCGCCTTTGTCACCCGGGTTGTAGGGATCGACAAGGCCACAGAGGAAACTCCGCCAGGCCGTAAAGAGAGCGCCCATGATTGA
- a CDS encoding Na+/H+ antiporter subunit E, producing MHFFRAFCLRAGTFYLVWWVMTEGDSSGLGPGAAIVVLVSILSCRLYPPSRHTLHPVGALAFAGFFIFRSVVAGADVARRLLSPSLPVNPGYLTVRTSLPAGGPRWLLANTLSLMPGTLSVRLRGAGLELHCLDLDLPIDEDVRSTERKVAGVFGLKEAKAEEGAS from the coding sequence ATGCACTTTTTCCGAGCCTTTTGCCTGCGTGCAGGAACCTTCTACCTTGTGTGGTGGGTGATGACCGAAGGGGACTCGTCGGGCCTGGGTCCCGGCGCAGCCATCGTTGTGCTGGTGAGCATACTCTCCTGCAGGCTCTACCCACCCTCCCGCCACACGCTTCACCCCGTCGGGGCTCTGGCATTTGCCGGTTTCTTCATCTTCCGGTCAGTGGTGGCGGGCGCGGATGTTGCGCGTCGCCTGCTTTCTCCATCGCTACCGGTCAATCCTGGCTACCTCACGGTCAGGACCAGTCTGCCCGCAGGTGGCCCCCGCTGGCTGTTGGCGAACACCCTGTCACTGATGCCCGGCACTCTCAGTGTGCGGTTACGGGGTGCAGGACTGGAACTTCACTGCCTCGACCTGGACCTCCCCATTGACGAAGACGTTCGCTCCACTGAGCGTAAGGTTGCAGGCGTCTTCGGTTTGAAAGAAGCGAAGGCTGAGGAGGGCGCTTCATGA
- a CDS encoding YihY/virulence factor BrkB family protein: protein MTDNTESDSSPAVFMQRLWLFSRRVLRNFLRNRGVLLAGGVGYNVLLSAVPLLALLGVLLTRVVEQEQLLEVMAIQAQHFAPAHADVWLEAVRAFMDSRDIIGIAGIPVLLFFSSFAFRMLEDSIGIIFHRPENPRRSFWLSAVLPFAFMLVLGAGLFTLTLVFAFVNTLYEEPGLLLYLLSFVSVFLMFSAIYKVLPIVRISPRRAVIGGLVAAILWEATRLVMMYYFLNISFVNVVYGSLATIIVLLISLEVGSIILLLGAQVIAELELSERAGLPWYISLDFE from the coding sequence ATGACTGACAACACGGAGAGTGACAGTTCTCCGGCTGTATTCATGCAGCGGCTCTGGCTGTTCTCACGCAGGGTGTTGCGTAATTTTTTGCGCAACCGGGGAGTTCTGCTGGCAGGAGGCGTGGGCTACAACGTGCTTCTGTCAGCGGTGCCCCTGCTGGCCTTGCTGGGGGTTCTGCTGACCCGCGTGGTGGAACAGGAGCAACTGCTGGAAGTCATGGCGATCCAGGCGCAGCACTTTGCGCCCGCCCACGCGGACGTGTGGCTGGAGGCGGTGCGTGCTTTCATGGATTCGCGGGACATTATCGGAATTGCGGGTATTCCGGTCCTGCTTTTCTTCAGTTCATTTGCTTTCCGGATGCTGGAAGACTCGATTGGCATTATCTTCCACCGCCCGGAAAACCCCCGGCGCAGCTTCTGGCTTTCCGCCGTGCTTCCCTTTGCGTTCATGCTGGTGTTGGGCGCTGGTCTGTTTACACTGACTCTGGTGTTTGCCTTCGTCAACACGCTCTACGAGGAGCCGGGCCTTCTCCTTTACCTGCTCAGCTTTGTCAGTGTCTTTCTCATGTTCAGTGCCATCTACAAGGTCCTGCCCATTGTCCGTATATCGCCACGCAGGGCAGTGATCGGAGGGCTTGTGGCTGCCATCCTGTGGGAGGCGACACGGCTGGTCATGATGTATTACTTTCTTAATATCTCGTTCGTCAACGTGGTGTACGGGTCATTGGCAACCATTATTGTCCTGCTGATCAGCCTCGAGGTGGGATCCATCATCCTGTTGCTGGGAGCCCAGGTAATTGCAGAGCTGGAGCTCAGTGAGCGGGCTGGTTTGCCATGGTATATCAGCCTGGACTTTGAGTAG